A part of Candida albicans SC5314 chromosome 2, complete sequence genomic DNA contains:
- a CDS encoding tetrahydrofolate synthase (Ortholog(s) have tetrahydrofolylpolyglutamate synthase activity, role in one-carbon metabolic process, regulation of DNA methylation and cytosol, mitochondrion, nucleus localization): MNQTTETDSMRINLQRTYKDAINALNSLQSNFASIEATKKLGPSVNRNELSINEVHEFTKRLGYTPTDFNKLNIIHITGTKGKGSTCAFTESILKQYPISKIGLYTSPHLKSVRERIRINGQPINQEKFAKYFFEVWDKFTTTKSDPQEWPTLQPCDQVKPMYFKYLTILSFHVFLQEGVDTAIYEVGVGGTYDSTNIIDKPTVTGISALGIDHTFMLGDNIASITENKTGIFKKGVPAFVSKQSEYPETHELIEKRAKQLGVSSLEFVDTEDLPNVKLGLSGEFQKQNAALAIRIANSHLKTIGITQDLPEFNNNDGKIKKLSNEFIKGLENVDWPGRCQIINNNPTGITWYIDGAHTIESINASSTWFKQEQLKLEKPKRRALLFNQQGRENYAELLEKLFNVTYGTGSEPQIKFDDVIFTTNTTWSSGQFNSELISKNTSEDAVKKLEVQNNLSEVWGKLDGGVSKRHVFADIETAVNYLKDLGDEDLQVFVCGSLHLVGGFLVVLDNERD, encoded by the coding sequence ATGAATCAAACAACTGAAACTGATTCTATGAGAATTAATTTACAACGTACATATAAAGATGCCATTAATGCTTTGAATTCTttacaatcaaattttgCATCAATTGAAGCTACCAAGAAATTAGGTCCAAGTGTAAATCGtaatgaattatcaataaatgaaGTACATGAATTTACCAAAAGATTAGGATATACTCCTACTGATTTTAATAAACTCAATATTATTCATATTACGGGGACGAAAGGTAAAGGGTCAACTTGTGCATTTACAGAATCCATTTTAAAACAATATCCAATTTCTAAAATCGGATTATATACTTCACCACATTTGAAATCAGTTAGagaaagaattagaattaaTGGACAACcaataaatcaagaaaaatttgccaaatatttttttgaagtttGGGATAAGTTTACCACTACAAAATCTGATCCTCAAGAATGGCCAACTTTACAACCATGCGATCAAGTCAAACCAATgtatttcaaatatttaacAATCTTGTCATTCCATGTTTTCTTACAAGAAGGGGTAGATACAGCAATTTATGAagttggtgttggtggAACGTATGATTCGACcaatataattgataaaccTACCGTTACTGGTATTTCAGCATTGGGGATAGATCATACGTTTATGTTAGGAGACAATATTGCCAGTATTACCGAAAATAAAACTGGTATTTTCAAGAAAGGGGTACCGGCATTTGTATCAAAACAATCGGAATATCCAGAAACGcatgaattgattgaaaagaGAGCTAAACAATTGGGAGTTTCTTCATTAGAATTTGTTGACACTGAAGATTTACCAAATGTGAAATTAGGATTATCAGGGGAAttccaaaaacaaaatgcTGCATTGGCAATTAGAATAGCTAATTCACATTTGAAAACCATTGGTATAACCCAAGATTTACCTGAGTTTAATAATAACGATGggaaaatcaagaaattgtcAAATGAATTTATAAAGGGACTTGAAAATGTTGATTGGCCTGGTAGATgtcaaataatcaataataatccaaCTGGGATAACTTGGTATATTGATGGTGCTCATACTATAGAATCAATAAATGCTTCCTCAACTTGGTTTAAGCAAGAACAACTTAAATTAGAGAAACCTAAAAGACGAGCATTATTGTTTAATCAACAAGGTAGAGAAAACTATGCTGaattattggaaaaattatttaatgtaACGTATGGTACAGGATCAGAAcctcaaatcaaatttgatgatgttaTATTTACAACAAATACTACTTGGTCTTCAGGACAATTTAATTCGGAATTGATTTCTAAAAATACTTCAGAAGATGCTGTTAAAAAACTTGAAGTGCAAAACAATTTAAGTGAAGTTTGGGGGAAATTAGATGGTGGTGTTTCCAAAAGACACGTTTTTGCTGATATTGAAACTGCTgtcaattatttgaaagatttgGGGGATGAGGATTTACAAGTGTTTGTATGTGGTTCATTGCATTTAGTAGGTGGATTTTTAGTTGTTCTTGATAATGAAagagattga
- a CDS encoding uncharacterized protein (Predicted protein with similarity to cell wall proteins; possibly an essential gene, disruptants not obtained by UAU1 method), translated as MKFSTVALSLPLIAMVQAGISSPTYYKPEHNEEHGVETVEFEFALGVREKCDDSIIYLVYEVDDGQLERNDKKLDCNCKSERVSRPAPSPSAIAVVGGNEECDEDCDDEHRKKGSKQYKRGEVENPRETRDCDFCTIEKSFCQDHFTLCEGVLKDQHSAIGSIVSNHQFQFDKPAQKDALHTCGWSIVEKDCVKLLAVDGCTDFWECPVDDCDTYKLYNSAIDAKCKEIEIIVILLEEEEERKHKSW; from the coding sequence ATGAAATTCTCTACTGTTGCTTTATCTTTGCCATTAATTGCTATGGTTCAAGCTGGTATTTCCAGTCCCACCTATTACAAGCCAGAACACAATGAAGAACATGGGGTTGAAActgttgaatttgaatttgctTTAGGTGTTAGAGAAAAATGTGATGATAGCATCATTTACTTGGTTTatgaagttgatgatgGTCAATTGGAACGTAATGATAAGAAACTCGATTGCAACTGCAAATCAGAAAGAGTTTCCCGCCCAGCACCAAGTCCATCGGCAATTGCTGTAGTTGGTGGTAATGAAGAATGTGATGAAGATTGTGATGACGAACACAGAAAGAAGGGGTCCAAACAATACAAGCGTGGTGAAGTCGAAAACCCACGTGAAACTAGGGATTGCGACTTCTGTACTATTGAGAAATCTTTCTGTCAAGATCATTTCACTTTATGTGAAGGTGTTTTGAAAGATCAACATTCTGCTATTGGTTCAATTGTTTCCAACcatcaattccaatttgaTAAACCAGCCCAAAAGGATGCCTTACATACTTGTGGCTGgtcaattgttgaaaaagattgTGTTAAATTGTTAGCAGTTGATGGTTGTACCGATTTCTGGGAATGTCCAGTTGATGATTGTGATACTTacaaattatataattcaGCAATTGATGCCAAATGTaaggaaattgaaatcattgttattttattggaagaagaagaagaaagaaaacacAAATCATGGTAA